The following coding sequences are from one Ornithodoros turicata isolate Travis chromosome 1, ASM3712646v1, whole genome shotgun sequence window:
- the LOC135379178 gene encoding uncharacterized protein LOC135379178, with translation MTTAGQLKEFNPASASFEVYVERFELYVAANSIPEDKKSQLFLTALGDEAYTTLRSILLDKAPKDAVYKDIVTQLKKHYAPKRSVVAERYQFQRRSQKENESIGDFIVALKSLAIPCNFGAFQKEALRDRFIAGVSSDSIRCRLLALDDNEATFDKVCQVAFSMEAAERQTREMHNVPGTTKDSEGGESVLWKDQRPSQRKDMASVMSSALNI, from the exons ATGACAACTGCAGGGCAACTGAAAGAATTCAACCCTGCTTCCGCTTCATTCGAGGTATACGTCGAACGTTTTGAGTTATATGTGGCAGCGAACAGCATCCCGGAAGACAAGAAGTCTCAACTGTTCCTCACAGCCCTTGGGGATGAAGCCTACACCACTCTACGTAGTATTCTTCTGGACAAAGCCCCCAAAGACGCGGTGTACAAGGACATAGTAACTCAGCTGAAAAAACACTACGCACCAAAGCGTTCAGTAGTTGCTGAGCGGTACCAGTTTCAGAGAAGGAGCCAGAAAGAAAATGAGTCGATAGGTGACTTTATCGTTGCTCTGAAGTCGCTCGCCATACCCTGCAATTTCGGCGCCTTCCAAAAAGAGGCTCTTCGGGACCGATTTATAGCTGGAGTGAGCAGTGACAGTATCCGATGTCGCCTTCTAGCCCTTGATGACAACGAAGCCACATTTGATAAGGTGTGCCAAGTTGCCTTCAGCATGGAAGCCGCAGAACGGCAAACACGTGAGATGCACAACGTGCCTGGGACGACGAAAGACTCCGAGGGAGGAGAAAGCGTACTTTGGAAGGACCAAAGACCTTCACAAAGGAAAG atatggcgtctgtgatgtcaagtgcgctCAATATATGA